Below is a window of Geomonas oryzisoli DNA.
AAGGTGGCTGGAACCGGCAGCCGCAGCATCGGACGCCACCTTCACATTGTCCTTCTTTTTCTCGTCCTCCACCTTGGTGACCTGGTACTCCTGGCACAACTGTTCCGGTGGCGGGAGGCTGGGCACCCCATCAAAGATGGTGGACGTGACCTTATGCAAGGTGACCGGATCGCAACCGCATAGCACGCTCAAGGCATAAGCAATAAAAAGTATGGATCCTAGCTTCTTCAGCATCAGCGCTCCAGGTACGTGGTGGTCTACCAGGCTATTGTTTATCCCCAGTCTTTCCGCCCTTCTCCTTGGGTTCGGTCTTCACTCCCGGTTTCGGTTCGCCCTTAGGTTCGACCTTGGGTTCGACCTTGGTTTCACCCTGGGGCTTCCAGCCGGCCATAACGCCCATGCCATAAACGGCGACCAACTTATTGATGCTGCTTTTGAACTGGTTGGTGACAAATATGAGCTCCGTAAGCTTGAACCCCGGAGCTGCGTACTTCTGGAACAGCTCCACATGGTCCTTGGTGGTAACCACCCCGGCGGGGAGGTTGAGGGAGCCCTGCAGGAGCCCAGGACGGCCGAAATCCCCGAGGATCCGGCGTTCGGAGTTGAAAACCTGGACGACCCCATGTCCTGCGTCAACGACGAAAATGTTGCCGTCGTCGTCCACATCGATTCCCCTGGGACGGGTGAATTGGCCGGGAACGTCGCCGAGGGTACCAAAGGAGGAGCGCATGTTGCCGTCGAGGTCGTACTCCTTCACGGTACCGTTGCCGACGTTGACCACGTGGATGAAACCCTGCTTGTCAACTGTCAGGCCATTGGGCAGAGAGGGGTTCTTGGTGGAATCGGGGCTGTTCCCCAGGGTGTTGAGCACCTCCCCGGACTTGCGGTCCAGGACGAAAATGAGCCCGCTGGCGTTGTCCACGGTGACCACGAAATCCTTGTAGACGGCCACTCCGACCAGCGTCCTCTTGGCGAGCCCCTTCCCCAAGGATCTGAGGAACTTGCCGTTGTCGTCGTAGACGGCGATGTCCTTGCGGCCGGAATCGGCCACGTAGACGTTGCCGTCGTCATCGACCGCCACGCCGATGGGCTTTCTCAATTCGCCGGCACCTGCCTCGTCGCTCAGGTTGCGCATCGTGTTCTGCACGATATCGATCACGATGACCTGCCCCGACTCGACGTCGCAGACGTAGACTTTTCCCTTCTTATAGGCGATACCGTACGGCTTGCCGATGGAGGTGACGACCTGGGAGCCCCCCAGAAGCAGTCTTCCCACTCCGCCACTCGAACTACCCAAGTCGCTCGAGTTGTTGATCCCCATGAGGTACTGGATGTGCGGTTCATCGGGCGGCGGCGGGAAGAACGCCGGCGGCAGTTTCGGCTTCGAGGCCGCGCAGCCGGAAAGCGCGGCGCCCACGCAGAAGAATGCAATGAGACGCTTCAAGTTTTTACTCAAGGTGTCCGTGAGGGTCATGTCACTGCTCCTTTTGCACAAGCCCCGGGTAGCGGAGGGGGCGTTGAATGGTCACTAGTTGTACTTCACCGGGTTCTGCCGGTCGTAACTGAATGGTCTGTGGCACCCGGGTGCGCAACTGCCGCCGGTCCCGCTGACGGCGAAGTTGATGGGGATCTTCCAGTCTCCGAAGCGCGCGCCGTCCTTGTTGATCAGCTTTTCGCCATCGGCGGCATGCGGTTCATGGCAGATGCGACAGGTGCGCCCCTTGCGGGTCTTGACGTGCACGATGTGCAGGTTGCGGTTGCCGTTTCTGAACTTGGTGTAGATGGTCGTTTCGGGGAACCTGAGCAGATTCCTGTCGTGACACTTGAGACAGGCGTCGTAGAGGCCGTCCTGGTACGGCGCGTACAGGTCCTCCGGGTACTTGCCGCGCAAAAGCCGGAAATTGTCGGAGCCGTGCGGATCGTGGCAGGCGCTGCAGGAACCCTTCTGCAGCGGGCCGTGCAGGAACTTCTTGTCCTTGATCTCGGCCTGGATGTCGCGCAGGTTGCCGGCCTTGCCCTTCACGTGGCAGGAAAGACAGACTTCCATCTCGCTGCCGGAGAGAAGCTTCTTCGCCTTGGAGAAATGGGCGGAATGGCAGTTCGAGCACCCCCCCTTCTCCTGCATCGGTTTGTGCTGCACCTTCACCTGGGCGATCTGTTTGCCGACCTTCGCGTGGCACCCTACGCAGAGCTCCGGCGACTTGACCTTGAGAAACATTTCCACGGCAGAGCCATGCGGGTCATGGCAGGCCGTGCAGGGGTCCTTGGAGACGGGAGGATGCACGAAGGTCGCCTGCTTGAGCTGCGCCGCGAAATCGGCGTGGCACCCAAGGCAGACGTTGCGCGTCTTGTCCTTCATGAGGCGCTTTTCGACCGAGCTGTGAGGATCGTGACAGGAGTTGCAGGCGCCGACCGCGGCCGGCCCGTGCATGAATTTGGCCTTGAAGGGCGCGGCGTCGTGACAGTTGAAGCAAAGCTTGGAGCGGTCCTCACCCACGTCGAGGAGGAAGCGGTTGCCGCCGCCATGCGGGTTGTGACAGCTGGCGCAATCCCCTTCGCTCACCGGAGCGTGCACCACCTTCTTCTGGCCGGGTATGTCGTGACAGTCCTTGCATAGCGCCGACGCCTTGGCGGTCAACTCGAACGTCTTCGCCCCCTTCACAGGGTGCTCTTTTCCCTTTTGGCTATGACAGGGGGAACAATCACCCTCCTTGACCGGAGCGTGGGGATATTTGAGGGCGGAGAGGGGGGCGTGGCATTCCGTTGTCGTACAGGACGCACCGAGGGCCGGGCTGCAGCAGAAAAGCGCGAGGGCGGCCAGCGCAGTTGACGCTAAAGACAACACTTTCATGGAAGGCTTCCTAATCCGGGTGGTTAATGGGGTAAAAAGAACAGCACAACTGCGCGGTGCACCAGCGGAAAGAGAGTTTCGCTCCAGACCGCAGGACACATAATCACACAGTTTACCGGAGTATTATTCATGACCCTATAAGGAGAAAGGCCAACGATAAATATCACTATCGGAAAAACATTTCAATATTAAAGATCCCGCCGCACCGGCCGTAGAACCGCAGGGGGCGGGAGGAAATGGGTACCGGAAGAGGTGCCCGCGGGTCGAGGGCGGGCCGGGGTTACCCCTCCGGGTAGTCGGAGAGGGCGAGGAAGGTTTCCTTCAACTCGAAGGAGAAGATGGAGAACATCCTATCGGCCAGCCGGGTGGTGAGCACCGGCGGGAAAAGCGGCACGGCCAGGCGGTAGATCAGGTCCAGCATCCCGTCGTGGGGGTTCTCCTCGAGGAACAGGGCGCCGTACTGCAGGACCGGCGCGAAGAGAAGCGCCTCCTCCATGACGGCATCGTCCTCGCTGAAATAGGGGAGGATCATCTCCAGAGAAAAGCAAAGCCCGGAGCCGCCGGCATCTTCGGAGATGCTGAGCAGCAGTTCGTCCTGCGGCGAGCCGTACTCAAGTGCTTCGGGGGAAACGTGCCCCGCGGGGAGCACCATCACCTTGCCATGGACGGGATCGATGCCGTAGGGGGCACAGCGATTGGCGAGGAAGCGCTCCAGCTGCTGATATCCCTTGGTTTGCAGCCTCCCCATGCCGCGGTAGAAAGCGGGACGGAACAGGTCCCGGTTGGCGATCAGCTCCTCGAGCGGAACGAATTCCTGCTCGGCGGCGGACGGCCTGGCGCTCCTGATTTCCGCGTTATTCACCACGAGCCTTAGGTGCCTCTTGCGCTCGTCCTTGTCCTTGCTCACGTGATACCCCCTGATACTGACTGCCCTTCTGTAATACACCGCCGGGAAGACGGGTGTCAACCAGCAAAACCGGCGCAGGTCGACGGCTTAAAAAAACGCCGGGTCGCGCGGCTTGTGCGCGTTCCCGGCGTTTTCGGTGTGGTTCGGTTCCCGGCGCCCTTGCGCCTGGCTAGAAGAAGCGGGCTCCCGCCTTGAGTTCGTTGACCGAGATGGTCACCTTGCCGCCGTCGACCTTGGCGGGAAGATGGGAGGGGTTGCAGCCGCCGCCGGAAGCCGCACCGATGCGGTTGATGGCGAACTTCTGGTTGCAGTTGAGGCAGTTCATCTTGTCGCCCTGCTGCTCGTATCCCTTCTTCTCGTGGTAGCAGACGTCGCAGGCGTCGAAGGCGACGTGAAGCTGGCCGTCG
It encodes the following:
- a CDS encoding cytochrome c3 family protein, producing the protein MKVLSLASTALAALALFCCSPALGASCTTTECHAPLSALKYPHAPVKEGDCSPCHSQKGKEHPVKGAKTFELTAKASALCKDCHDIPGQKKVVHAPVSEGDCASCHNPHGGGNRFLLDVGEDRSKLCFNCHDAAPFKAKFMHGPAAVGACNSCHDPHSSVEKRLMKDKTRNVCLGCHADFAAQLKQATFVHPPVSKDPCTACHDPHGSAVEMFLKVKSPELCVGCHAKVGKQIAQVKVQHKPMQEKGGCSNCHSAHFSKAKKLLSGSEMEVCLSCHVKGKAGNLRDIQAEIKDKKFLHGPLQKGSCSACHDPHGSDNFRLLRGKYPEDLYAPYQDGLYDACLKCHDRNLLRFPETTIYTKFRNGNRNLHIVHVKTRKGRTCRICHEPHAADGEKLINKDGARFGDWKIPINFAVSGTGGSCAPGCHRPFSYDRQNPVKYN
- a CDS encoding DUF2318 domain-containing protein is translated as MVQSSKKGFKTLLLIAIALVAMASVAFAFSLPGMGKYEKVKPAAGSVTIPVAKVSDGKAHFYKFEDAGKEINFFIVKGSDGQLHVAFDACDVCYHEKKGYEQQGDKMNCLNCNQKFAINRIGAASGGGCNPSHLPAKVDGGKVTISVNELKAGARFF